A stretch of DNA from Polaromonas hydrogenivorans:
CCTTGCGCGAGGTCTTGGAAGATGTCGGCGTTCATGTTTTCCTGGACGCGTTGCCATCAAAATTGGCCGGGCTTTATGTCTTTGTGCCTGACTTTGGCTACTGCGTCCTCATCAACAAGTTGCACCCGAAAGAGCGCCGCCGCTGGACGACGGCGCACGAGTATGGGCATTTCCTCATGGATCGTGACAAGCCTGGTGTCGACTACCTTCGACCCATGCAACGCAAGCCTGAAAACGAGAAGTTTGCCGACGCTTTTGCCGCAGCGTTCCTCATGCCAGAGGCGGGAGTACAGCGGCGCTTCTACGAGGAAGTGGAGCGAAAGAGCGACTTCAATGTAGGCGATCTTTGCCGAATGGCTGACTATTTCGCTGTGTCGCTGATGGCGATGACGCTGCGGCTGGAGTCGCTCAACCTGATCGGTCGCGGAAGTTGGGACGCTATCAAGGAGGCCGGTGTGGCGGTCAAAGAACTCAAGCGCGAGGCTGGGGTGCAGGAACTGCCTGATGCTGATTCCGTCGACACCTTTCCCGACCGCTACAAACTGCTGGCGGTCCAGGCATGGTCTTCAGAAAAGATCAGCACTGGAACGCTTGCCAAGCTGCTTCGCTGCTCGGTTGTGGAAGCGCGTGAAATCGCTTACCGATGTGCCGAGGTTCAATTCGATGAAGATGGGATTTCAGAGCGATTTAGCGTGAATCTGACGGACTCGCTGCTGACGGTGCGGTAAGTGCATGAGCCACTATATTTTGGATGCCTGTGCGCTCGTTAATCTTTATTGCGCTTGGGGTGGTTTGGGCGAGCTACAAAATTTCGGCGCCTCGTGGAGTGTTGGAGATACTGCTCTAGGAGAGGCAATGTTCGTGCGGAATTTCGATTCCAATGGCCATATTTCCAAGGTCACGCTGGACCCTTTGGCTGTCGTTGCCGATGGCAATTTGCAGGTGCTCTCGCTTGCTGATGTGCGGGAGCATGCCTCTTTTATCGAGTTCGCATTGGAGTTGGACGATGGCGAGGCGCAAGCCATGTCTCTGGCCCTTCACCGGAAATGTTTATTGGTGACAGACGACCGACCTGCTGTTCGTGTTGCGAGCGGGCTGATTACTGTGGTTGCGATGGGAACGCCGGAAATACTTCTTGCGTGGGTGAAGGCGAACCCCGAACAACGGCATCGTCTGCCAGAGATCGTGCGTCGTGTGAGCGTACTCGGGCCGTTTCAGCTCAAGAAAAGCTCTCCCCATTACGACTGGTGGCAAGCGCTTCTATCGGACAGTAGTGCGCAATCTATAGCGTGACGCGGAGCTAAATATCCAGCTTAAGCCTGGTTCACACCTCGGACGCTTCGATCTCACAAGATGCCATGCCGGTGCAAAACCGCCCGCTTGACTCAGGCCAGCGTTTCTTCTCCAGCGCCTAAATCGACCAAACTACCCCCAGCGCCTGCGCCTGCTGCAGCACCAGCTCCACCGCCGCATCCTGCAGGTCCGGCGGGTATTTGTACTTGCGCAGGATGCGCTTGACCATCAGGCGCAGCCTGGCGCGCACGCTTTCGCGCTCCGACCAGTCCACGCTCAGGTTTTGCCGCAGGTTCTCGGTCAGCTCATGGGCGATCTTCTTGAGGGTTTCATCGGTCAGTTCCCGGACGGCCGATTCGTTGGTGGCCAGCGCGTCATAAAACTTGATCTCGTCCTCGGTGAGGCCCAGCTGTTCGCCCCGGTGGGCCGCTTCCTGAAACTTCCTGGCCATCGCCACCAGTTCCTCCATGACCTGGGCGGTCTCGATGGAGCGGTTCTGGTAGCGCTTGATGACGCCGGCAAGCAGCTCGGAAAACTTCTTCTCCTGCACCACGTTGCTGGCAAACCGGCTCTTGATCTCGCCCTCCAGCAGCCGCTCCAGCAACTCGACCGCCAGGTTCTTCTCGGGCAGGTTCTTCACCTGCGCCAAGAACTCGTCGGACAGCAGCCCGATGTTGGGCTTGTCCAGCCCGACGGCGTCAAAAATGTCCACCACGCTGTCCGACACCACGGCCGAGTTGATGATCTGCCGGATGGCCAGGTCGCGCTGCTCGTCGGTCTTCTTTTGCGCGCTCAAATCCTTTTTGGTCAGGATGACCTTGACGCCCTGCAAAAAGGCCACTTCCTCGCGCACCGCCTTGGCCTCGTCCAGCGTGCAGCACAGGCTGAACGCCTTGCTCATCGCCAGGGCCGTGTCGGCAAAGCGCTTCTTGCCGTCCTGGATGCCGAGCACATGGTTGGCGGCGCCCGCTAGCGCCTTGTGGCCGCCGGTCAGAAAACCGCTGTAGTCGTAGCCGTGCAGCATGGTTTGCAGGATGTCGAGTTTTTCGGCCAGCACGCTGAACGCTTCATGCGCGTCCACCGTGGGCCGTCCCCGGCCCTTGCTCTGGGTGTATTCCTTCATGGCGGCTTTGAGTTCATTGCCGATGCCGATGTAGTCCACCACCAGGCCGCCCTGCTTGTCCTTGAACACCCGGTTGACCCGGGCAATCGCCTGCATCAGGTTGTGGCCCTTCATGGGCTTGTCCACGTACAGGGTGTGTACGCACGGCGCGTCAAAGCCGGTGAGCCACATGTCGCGCACGATGACCAGCCTCAAGGGATCGGCCGGATCCTTGAAGCGTTTTTCCAGGCGCTTCTTGACCTGCGCGCTGTAGATGTGCGGGCGCAGCAGCGCCTTGTCGCTGCTGGACCCGGTCATCACGATCTTGATGGCGCCCTTTTCGGGATCGGGGTCGTGCCAGTCGGGACGCAGCTTGACGATCTCGTTGTACAGATGCACGCAGATGTCGCGGCTCATGGCCACCGTCATGGCCTTGCCGCTCTGGGCTTTGTTGCGCTCCTCGAAATGCGCCACCAGGTCGGCCGCGACGCTGGCAACGCGCGGTTCAGCGCCGACCACCTGCTCCAGGGCAGCCCAGCGGCTTTTGAGCTTGGCCTGGGTGCTTTCCTCCTCGTCCTCGGCCAGCTCATCGACCTCTTCGTCGATCAGCGAAAAATCTTCTTCCTTGAGCTTCAACTTGGCCAGGCGCGACTCGTAGTAGATAGCGACCGTGGCGCCGTCCTCCTTGGCCTGCTGCATGTCATAGACCGAGATGTAGTCGCCGAACACGGCGCGCGTGTCGCGATCCTCACTGCTGACCGGGGTGCCGGTGAAGGCCACGAAGGTGGCGTTGGGCAGTGCGTCGCGCAGGTGCTGGGCGTAGCCGACCTGGTAGGTCTCGTGTCCGGGCTTGCCCTTGAGCTTGGCCTCGAAGCCGTACTGGGTGCGGTGCGCCTCGTCGGCAATGACCACGATGTTGTGGCGCTCGGACAGGGTGGGGAAGGTGTCCTCGTCCTCGCCCGGCATGAACTTCTGGATGGTGGCGAACACGATGCCGCCCGAGGGCCGGTTCGCCAGCCTGGTCCGCAGATCCTGCCGCGTGCTGACCTGCACCGGCTGCTCGCGCAGCAGATCCTGGGCCAGGCTGAACACGCCAAAGAGCTGGCCGTCCAGGTCGTTGCGGTCGGTAATCACCACGATGGTCGGGTTTTCCATCTCCGGCTCCTGCATCACGCGCGCGGCAAAGCAGGTCATGGTGATGCTCTTGCCGCTGCCCTGGGTGTGCCAGACCACGCCACCCTTGTGGGTGCCACCGGGGCGCGAAGCGGTCACGACCTGGTTAATCGCCGAGCGCACCGCATGGAACTGGTGGTAGCCGGCGATTTTCTTGGCCAAGGCGCCATCGTCCTCGAACAGCACGAAGTAGCGCAGGTAGTCCAGCAGGTAGGCGGGCGCCAGCACGCCGCGCACCAGGGTCTGCAGCTCGTTGAATTCGCCCAGCGGGTCCAGCGTCACGCCGTCGATGGTGCGCCAGGCCATGAAGCGCTCGCTGCTGGCCGAGAGCGACCCGAGCAGCGCCTCGGTGCCGTCCGAGATGACCAGGATCTCGTTGTACTCGAACACGCCCGGGATCTGCGCCTTGTAGGTCTGGATCTGGTCGTAGGCTTTCCACACATCGGCGTTGAGGTCGGCCGGGTTCTTGAGTTCGAGCAGCGCCAGGGGCAGGCCGTTGACGAACAGGATGATGTCGGGGCGGCGCGTGTGGTGCGCGCCTTTGAGGGTGAACTGGTTGACCGCCAGCCATTCATTGCGCACGGGATTGGCCCAGTCGATCAGGCGCACGAAGTCGCCCCGGGTCTGGCCGTCCTGTTGGTACTGCACCGGCACGCCGCCCACCAGCAGTTTGTGGAAATGCCGGTTGGCGCTCAGCAGCGCCGGGATGCCCAGGTCAAGAACCTGCTTGAAGGCGTCTTCGCGGGCGGCGGTCGGGATGCCGGGGTTGAGCTTGTGGATGGCCTCGCGCAGCCGGAAGGGCAGCAGCGCCTGGCTGAAACTGCTGCGTTCGGGCGTGGGGCCGTCAGGGGCGATGTCGTAGCCGCAGCGGCAGGTGTAGCCCACGTCCTGCAGCCAGGCGAGGGTTTCTTGTTCGAGTTGGTCTTCAGTCATATGTGTTCAATGCCCCTGCCCTTGCTTCAAACTGCACCAAAGGCAGCCATTGGCTCTTTTGACCCTTGCGTGGGCTTGCAATGCCTTGGTAGAGAAATCAAATCTGAACCAAGCAACTGATCGTCATCCAGATCAAACGGAAGAACACTCAGCATGAGGTTTTCATCGAAATGAAAGGGTACCAGTGGCTCCGCAAATAATGTGGTCCTTGGGTACACCAAGGCCATGTTTCCTCGCCCCTGAAGGTATTTCATCCCATATGCATGCAATTGGTAGAAATCACTTTGGCTCAGTCCGTATTTGCTGTCTCGGTCGGCAGAATTCAGTCGCTTCCACTTGGTGTCCAGAATCCACCGATGGGCGCCGGCCTCAACCAGAAGATCAGGCTTTAACTGGAAGATCGGCTTACCATCGTGAGTGCAAAGTGACAGGCTCGACGCTGGTGCGCGCAATCGAACATCCGACGGCAGCTGTCGGCGCAACCAACGTGTCACATGCTGCTCGAACAGCCGCTCCATTGGAAAGAGCAGGCTTAGGCCCGAGTGCGTACCTAGCAACGCCAGTGGAAGGCTGCGGTTCAGGATCAGTTCGCACCATGGTTTGATGGCACGGTAATGCACCATCAGACTGTCAGTTCCCCAAGCACGGAAATCATCCTGAATCCGCGTGCTGGCCGACACCTCAGCAAGGCGAAAGCTTATCTCTTGCGCCAATCGCCAGTTGTCAGGATGTTGCGTGGCCAGGCGAATGCTCTCCAACGCCAGCTTGAGCAAGCGGTTCTCGGGACGATCAGGGACGAAAACATCGTGGCGTACCTGAAAGTGGTGAGCGCGCCCTGGTGGCTGGCGCAATTGAGCAAAGACATTGAGTTGTCCGCGCAAGAATGGGCGCTCTTCCTCGACCCGCTGGTAGTCGAAGCGGATGCCGCGCTTCAGGATCCGATCAAGCTCAGTCAGAAAGCGGCCCATTACCCACTCGGTCAGTGGCGCATCAAAGCGCTCCAGTTGGGCTTCGCCTGCATCGCGAGTCGGCAAATCCAGCATGGACTGGATCATCCTGCGCAACAGGGCTCGACATGACGTCAGGCTGTCTCCATGATCCTGGTGCTTGGGCAGCACCTCCAGCGTCGTGCCGCAGGGTGTCTGCAGCACCCCGACATAGTTATCCAAGCGTAGCCAGCGCCGTCCATCCACCTGAAGCAATCTGGCCCCAGCGCGGGAAAATGATTCGTTGAGCCGGCAAAGGTGGTCAAAAGCGCTCACGCTGACCTGCGCGCGGTCCAGTGAGGCCTCACATGGCTCCGTGGTGAGCCGCGCATATTCGCGAACGCTTACGAGCGTATTCACGAGATAAGTGTATGGTCAATCACGCCCAAGTAGCTCTCGGGGAAATCAAAAGCGGTGGCGTTAGTCTGCCAATTGGGCCGATGCTGTGACACGATCACGTCCTCACCAAACAGCGTCTTGATATCCTGTTTCTTCGGCTGGATGAATTGGTACTGCCCTGAGGGTTTGCGGTGATCGTTGAGCACCCACTGGATGCGCTGCCAATCGTCAAAGAAATACTCCTGCAGCAGCGGCAGCACCTGATTGCGGAAAATCTCGCCCAAGCGCGACATGCGCTTGTCTTTTTCCAATGGCATGAAATAGGCGTGACCCAAGGCGTGCTCCCTGTCCAGAAGCGCTTCAATACGCTGGTTCATCACCCGCAACAGTTTGCCCACGTTGACCCCATCAACCTCAACAGCATCCAGCAACTCTGGCTTTGGTGGCATTTCCTTAAAGACAAACCGGCGACGCAAAGCCACGTCCAAGCCAGTCAGCGAACGGTCGGCCGTGTTCATGGTGCCGATCAGATACACGTTGGCCGGAACGCCGAAGCTGCTCCTTGAGTAAGGCAACACGGTTTCTAGCGCTTCAGCCTCACCCGTTCTTTTGGATGGTTCGATCAATGTGATCAGCTCGCCAAAGATGCGCGAAACATTGCCTCGGTTGATCTCATCGATCACCAAAACATAAGGCTCCCGTGCAGGCGGTGATGCCTGCGGCAGATCACTGAACTTGACGTTGGCCGCGGTCAACGCCTCCAGCAGATCAGGCCATTTGATCCGCCTCAAGGGGTACACGGTCTGCAGGGTTAGCTGCTTACCGTTGTTGAGTGCCACGACGTTAAAGTCAAGTCCTGTGGCCAGCCAATGAATTGGTAGCTTGTGGACGTAGTCCTTGCGAACGCCAGCAGGAACATTTGCTGTGTATTCGTACTCACCGGTGACAACTCCCACCGCACCAATCGTTGTGCGACTGGCCAGGCAAACGACCACATCGCCCACCACAATCTTCTCACCGAAATTTTCCAGCGATTTCCGCTCTTTCACACCCAGGTGCAAGTTAGGGTCTGCTAGATTGGCTGTGTCCAGATTACCGGCTTGAGACCACCCGATACGGCCCTCGCCGTGGCTCAAGCAATAGGTACGGGTTTCACCGGAACTACTGGCCTCCTCGATGGACAATTTCCAAACTTTGGCACCTTCGCGGATACCGACTTTCGCCTCAAGTTGTTTGTTGCGTCGCGCATCCGTGCAGAGCTGAGCGAATACACCTGGCTCCACCCGATACTGCAAGCTTTCTGACGAACTTTCATCATCTGTCTCTGTATCCGCCCGAATGCCCTCCACGAAGTCCTCATAACTGAAGCTCTGGTGGAAGGTCACGAAGCGCATACGGCCTGCATCTCGAAACTCATCAAAGCGGCGCTTTAATGCTTCCCGGTTCTGGATGTTCAAAGTGAGGAAAGCTGGGTCAAGAACCTCAAGTGCTGTATCGATCGTGGCGAACGTCTTACCCGTTCCGGGAGGTCCAAAGAGGATTTGATTGAGCGGCGGTTTGGGCATGGATACTTCGTCTATTAGGGATTGGGAAGTCACGATGCTGGGGACCTTTTCGCCGTCATAGGCCTCACAAAGAGCTACCAACGCCAGACGGGTGGGGATCGTTATCTTGACGATGGCGGTTCCCTCGGCCAGCGAAGGCGCGTTGGCAGGGATGTTGCTGCTGCGGCTTTTGCTGGCAGCGTAAGGAATCACAGAAGTCAATTGCCCCTTCACTTCGTCGGTGAGCCAGTCCCCTTGACTCAGGTACAGCGTGGGCGTCTTGTTGTCCAGCGCAAGTGCCACTTCGAGCCCACCCGCTGTTCGAAAGCCTGCCATTTTGTCTGTTGCCAACTTGATAGGGGTGAACCGATCCGATGCCATCAGGAAAGCATGTGTGTCTGGTGTGCTCAGCTTGGCTGACTCGATTGCCTGAATCTGCTCCCAAAGCTCATCACCGTAGGTCAGCAGATCCTGACCATTGCGCTTGGCTATGAGTTGTGCATGCATCTCACTGCAGCTGACTCGCCTCTCGCGGCTGGCGACTGCATGGAGACTTTCCTTTTTGAAGATGGGAAGTACGCATGGCTGCGTAGGATGCTGAAAGAGAAATGCAATCTTCCATTTGGTTACCGTGCCCAGGTCAGCCGCCTCGATGGTAGCCAGATCGCCTTTACGGGCAGCATGCGCGACCTGCGAGATGATGTTTCTAACGGTTGTGAACGCCTGCGCTGACGTCTCGCCGTACTTGCCGAACCATCCATATTCCGCGTCGTACCGCAACCCGCGCTGATCCGCCTTGTCGCTCAGGTCTTTGCGAGAAAAAACCCCAAACTTGAAAGAGGATCCGCCCCAAATGGAGCCGAGGTTTTCAGTACGAGTTTCCAGCCAGTTCGCAAAGCTGTCCTTGTCACCTGCTTGCGTGTACTGAGGCAGGGTCATCTGGTTCAATGCTTCGATCGGCCACCGCTTTAGGAAGTCATCCCACGTTGCTTGACGTTCTTCAATCGATGTGGTCATTCTGCAATTTTCTTCATGATTGCCTCAAGTTTAGGTAGGCGTAGGTGGCCCGAGATCAGGCACAATGGTTTCTTTTGTTCACACTGCTGTTCTGTCATGGCTTGTTGTCCGGTACATCCGGTTTGTTCAGTTCTCCGGCCAGCTCCGCCTCAATGTCGGCGATGCTCGGCAGGCTCTGCTCCAGGGTGGCCGGCAGGTCGCGCAGCAGCTGGTACTCGGCCACGCCGATGGGCTTGTCGATGCCTGAGAGCGCATATTCGGCTACCAGCCGGTTTTGCTGCTTGCACAGCAGCAGGCCGATGGTCGGCTTGTCGTCCGGCGCTTTCACCTGCGCATCGACTGCCGCCAGGTAAAAATTGAGCTGGCCGGCGTGCTCGGGCTTGAAGGCTGTGGCCTTGAGTTCGATCACCACATAGCATTTGAGGCGCGTGTGATAAAAAAGCAGGTCGATGAAGAACTCGTCGCCGGCGACCTCCAGCCGGAACTGCCGGCCCACAAAGGCAAAGCCGGCGCCCAGCTCCAGCAAGAAGCGGGTGATATGACGAATCAGGCCGTTTTCTATTTCTCGCTCGTGCGCGTCGTCGCCCAGGCCCAGGAAGTCGAACAGGTACGGATCCTTGAGCGTTTCGCGGGCCAGCGCCGACTCGGCAGCAGGCAGGCGAGCCTGAAAGTTCGTCACCGCGCCGCCCTGGCGCTGCTGCAGCCGGTTCTTGATGTGCAGCGCCAGCGTCGTGCGCGACCAGCCGTGCTGCACCGTCTGCACCGCATACCATTCGCGGTCGGCGGCGTTGTCCAACTGGGTCAGCAGCGTCACGATGTGGAACCACGGCAATTGGTCAGCAGGCTGCTGACCAAATTGGCCATCCGGGCAATGCTGGGCGAAAAACCGCATGTACTTGAGGTTGCTCGGCGACCAGCCGCGCATGTCGGGAAAGCCGTCCTTCAGGTCACGGGCCAGCCGGTCAATGACCTTGGTGCCCCAGCCTTGCATTTGTTGGCGCTGCAGGATGTCGCGCCCGATGCGGCCGTAGAGCTGCACCAGCTCGGCATTGACCGCGAGCGCGGCGCGTTGCCGGGCTTGGGCAATCTGGCCCTTGAGCTGGGCCAGCCAGTCGGCGTAGCCCTCGGGCAGGGCGAGCGCAGGTTTGCCTGCGGGCTTCATGCGCAGGCTTCTTCGAGCAGCGATTCGGCTTCGGGCAGGCGCAAATGGCCAGAGATCAGGCGCGGCAGCAGGGTGTCGCGCAGGGTGGCGAGGGTTTGGGCTTCTCCTCTGTTGTGACCAATTCTCTCAAATATAGGCTTCACCAGCACAGCAAATGCCTCCAGCACCCGTGACCCAGGGATAACAAAATTCATGCTCGAAACACCATCTGGCTTTACCCGTTGGTGGCTGTTTGATGTTCCGGTCACCAATTGGCAAAGCAATTCCTGAAACTTGGGTGTCGAAAAAGCGCAATAGATGAACTCTTTTGATGCGCTACTAGCAGGCACAAACACCAAAAATTCTGTCGAGCAAACAGCATGACGCCCAACGTCAACGGGAAGCCAAACACGGGGAATGTGTGGATTCAGCTTAGAAAGCAGTACAGCATCGGGTGGCACTGAAGTTTTGTTGCTTTTAATCTCTTCCCCCAACTCCGATACAGGCATTTGGTGTTTATCGAATGCGGGCAAGCTGAAATGCTCAAACAGGGTTTCGGGGTTCTTCAGTGGGTTGATCGAACCTTTGTGCTGTCGAGCTAATTCACCCAGCTTCCCGATCTGCCACCCCCTCGGCACCAATCCCAGCTCCGAGTCCTCAAATCCATCAGGAAACAGCGCCGTCGTGGCCTCGTCCATGCCTTCGGGAACGCAGCCTTCCATCTTGGCGCGCACGGGGTCGAAATCGACAAACCACGACTTGAACAGCGCCTGGGCGATGGCTTCGAGCGTGGCGTTGGTTTCTCGCAGGAGGGCGATGCGGTTGTCGAGGGCGCGAAGCAACTCAACGATGCAATCCTGCTCATGCCGAGCCGGCACCCGAAGGGGCATCGAGTAAATGAAATTCCGATTTAGAGACGGCTGTGCGCTTCCTGAGTTGAAAGCCGCAAGGTCGAGTGTCTGGAGCAAGTAATAAGCAAAACGCGGGTTATTGCCAAAAAAATCGGTGACATACAAACAAGTGTTGTGCGGCCAATAATCAACTTCGGAAAAATGAACTCTACCCATCGAAGCGCCACTTCGTCCAATTACAACCCCTGGACCTCTAGCTTTTGCTTCGGAGTGAGTCCCATTTGGACCCGCCGAACCCATAACAGGCACTGAGCCTGGGCGTTGTTCAGAGGCAGTTAAGTCATGGCCCCGCTGGAGACGAACGAAGTTACCAAGGGTGCAATCAGCCAACTCAGAACTCATATCCCAGCCCTCCCAGCTTGCGCCGGATCAGCACGTCCAGCTCCGCGCCCCTGGCCATCTGCTCGCCCAGCTTCTCGGTCAGCTGCTGCATCTTGGTGGCGAAGTCCTCGTCGTTGTCCTCGACCTCTTCGGCGCCTACATAGCGGCCGGGCGTGAGGACGTGGCCGTGCTGGGCAATTTCAGCCAGCTTGACGCTGCGACAAAAGCCCAAAATGTCCTGGTACTCGCCCGCGTCCGCCTCGCCGCGCCAGGCGGCGACGGTGGCGGCGATGCGCGCTATCACCTCGTCGTTGAA
This window harbors:
- a CDS encoding restriction endonuclease subunit S, with translation MGRVHFSEVDYWPHNTCLYVTDFFGNNPRFAYYLLQTLDLAAFNSGSAQPSLNRNFIYSMPLRVPARHEQDCIVELLRALDNRIALLRETNATLEAIAQALFKSWFVDFDPVRAKMEGCVPEGMDEATTALFPDGFEDSELGLVPRGWQIGKLGELARQHKGSINPLKNPETLFEHFSLPAFDKHQMPVSELGEEIKSNKTSVPPDAVLLSKLNPHIPRVWLPVDVGRHAVCSTEFLVFVPASSASKEFIYCAFSTPKFQELLCQLVTGTSNSHQRVKPDGVSSMNFVIPGSRVLEAFAVLVKPIFERIGHNRGEAQTLATLRDTLLPRLISGHLRLPEAESLLEEACA
- a CDS encoding McrC family protein; the protein is MNTLVSVREYARLTTEPCEASLDRAQVSVSAFDHLCRLNESFSRAGARLLQVDGRRWLRLDNYVGVLQTPCGTTLEVLPKHQDHGDSLTSCRALLRRMIQSMLDLPTRDAGEAQLERFDAPLTEWVMGRFLTELDRILKRGIRFDYQRVEEERPFLRGQLNVFAQLRQPPGRAHHFQVRHDVFVPDRPENRLLKLALESIRLATQHPDNWRLAQEISFRLAEVSASTRIQDDFRAWGTDSLMVHYRAIKPWCELILNRSLPLALLGTHSGLSLLFPMERLFEQHVTRWLRRQLPSDVRLRAPASSLSLCTHDGKPIFQLKPDLLVEAGAHRWILDTKWKRLNSADRDSKYGLSQSDFYQLHAYGMKYLQGRGNMALVYPRTTLFAEPLVPFHFDENLMLSVLPFDLDDDQLLGSDLISLPRHCKPTQGSKEPMAAFGAV
- a CDS encoding AAA family ATPase, with the protein product MTTSIEERQATWDDFLKRWPIEALNQMTLPQYTQAGDKDSFANWLETRTENLGSIWGGSSFKFGVFSRKDLSDKADQRGLRYDAEYGWFGKYGETSAQAFTTVRNIISQVAHAARKGDLATIEAADLGTVTKWKIAFLFQHPTQPCVLPIFKKESLHAVASRERRVSCSEMHAQLIAKRNGQDLLTYGDELWEQIQAIESAKLSTPDTHAFLMASDRFTPIKLATDKMAGFRTAGGLEVALALDNKTPTLYLSQGDWLTDEVKGQLTSVIPYAASKSRSSNIPANAPSLAEGTAIVKITIPTRLALVALCEAYDGEKVPSIVTSQSLIDEVSMPKPPLNQILFGPPGTGKTFATIDTALEVLDPAFLTLNIQNREALKRRFDEFRDAGRMRFVTFHQSFSYEDFVEGIRADTETDDESSSESLQYRVEPGVFAQLCTDARRNKQLEAKVGIREGAKVWKLSIEEASSSGETRTYCLSHGEGRIGWSQAGNLDTANLADPNLHLGVKERKSLENFGEKIVVGDVVVCLASRTTIGAVGVVTGEYEYTANVPAGVRKDYVHKLPIHWLATGLDFNVVALNNGKQLTLQTVYPLRRIKWPDLLEALTAANVKFSDLPQASPPAREPYVLVIDEINRGNVSRIFGELITLIEPSKRTGEAEALETVLPYSRSSFGVPANVYLIGTMNTADRSLTGLDVALRRRFVFKEMPPKPELLDAVEVDGVNVGKLLRVMNQRIEALLDREHALGHAYFMPLEKDKRMSRLGEIFRNQVLPLLQEYFFDDWQRIQWVLNDHRKPSGQYQFIQPKKQDIKTLFGEDVIVSQHRPNWQTNATAFDFPESYLGVIDHTLIS
- a CDS encoding helix-turn-helix domain-containing protein: MNYENTDLSALAERLLAARRSAGITQDTAAAHLDMSRPTFIAIEKATRRPRPEELVKLATLYKTSVSTLLRQETQPPKLQPHLRSVFNGNAEDQEELEIAIAKLTGFVDDYLFLENKLDAQLVTNFPSRIRASVGAVERFAEHCAQEERSRLNLGAHLPIYTLREVLEDVGVHVFLDALPSKLAGLYVFVPDFGYCVLINKLHPKERRRWTTAHEYGHFLMDRDKPGVDYLRPMQRKPENEKFADAFAAAFLMPEAGVQRRFYEEVERKSDFNVGDLCRMADYFAVSLMAMTLRLESLNLIGRGSWDAIKEAGVAVKELKREAGVQELPDADSVDTFPDRYKLLAVQAWSSEKISTGTLAKLLRCSVVEAREIAYRCAEVQFDEDGISERFSVNLTDSLLTVR
- a CDS encoding PDDEXK nuclease domain-containing protein, encoding MKPAGKPALALPEGYADWLAQLKGQIAQARQRAALAVNAELVQLYGRIGRDILQRQQMQGWGTKVIDRLARDLKDGFPDMRGWSPSNLKYMRFFAQHCPDGQFGQQPADQLPWFHIVTLLTQLDNAADREWYAVQTVQHGWSRTTLALHIKNRLQQRQGGAVTNFQARLPAAESALARETLKDPYLFDFLGLGDDAHEREIENGLIRHITRFLLELGAGFAFVGRQFRLEVAGDEFFIDLLFYHTRLKCYVVIELKATAFKPEHAGQLNFYLAAVDAQVKAPDDKPTIGLLLCKQQNRLVAEYALSGIDKPIGVAEYQLLRDLPATLEQSLPSIADIEAELAGELNKPDVPDNKP
- a CDS encoding type I restriction endonuclease subunit R, whose amino-acid sequence is MTEDQLEQETLAWLQDVGYTCRCGYDIAPDGPTPERSSFSQALLPFRLREAIHKLNPGIPTAAREDAFKQVLDLGIPALLSANRHFHKLLVGGVPVQYQQDGQTRGDFVRLIDWANPVRNEWLAVNQFTLKGAHHTRRPDIILFVNGLPLALLELKNPADLNADVWKAYDQIQTYKAQIPGVFEYNEILVISDGTEALLGSLSASSERFMAWRTIDGVTLDPLGEFNELQTLVRGVLAPAYLLDYLRYFVLFEDDGALAKKIAGYHQFHAVRSAINQVVTASRPGGTHKGGVVWHTQGSGKSITMTCFAARVMQEPEMENPTIVVITDRNDLDGQLFGVFSLAQDLLREQPVQVSTRQDLRTRLANRPSGGIVFATIQKFMPGEDEDTFPTLSERHNIVVIADEAHRTQYGFEAKLKGKPGHETYQVGYAQHLRDALPNATFVAFTGTPVSSEDRDTRAVFGDYISVYDMQQAKEDGATVAIYYESRLAKLKLKEEDFSLIDEEVDELAEDEEESTQAKLKSRWAALEQVVGAEPRVASVAADLVAHFEERNKAQSGKAMTVAMSRDICVHLYNEIVKLRPDWHDPDPEKGAIKIVMTGSSSDKALLRPHIYSAQVKKRLEKRFKDPADPLRLVIVRDMWLTGFDAPCVHTLYVDKPMKGHNLMQAIARVNRVFKDKQGGLVVDYIGIGNELKAAMKEYTQSKGRGRPTVDAHEAFSVLAEKLDILQTMLHGYDYSGFLTGGHKALAGAANHVLGIQDGKKRFADTALAMSKAFSLCCTLDEAKAVREEVAFLQGVKVILTKKDLSAQKKTDEQRDLAIRQIINSAVVSDSVVDIFDAVGLDKPNIGLLSDEFLAQVKNLPEKNLAVELLERLLEGEIKSRFASNVVQEKKFSELLAGVIKRYQNRSIETAQVMEELVAMARKFQEAAHRGEQLGLTEDEIKFYDALATNESAVRELTDETLKKIAHELTENLRQNLSVDWSERESVRARLRLMVKRILRKYKYPPDLQDAAVELVLQQAQALGVVWSI